The following are from one region of the Agelaius phoeniceus isolate bAgePho1 chromosome 20, bAgePho1.hap1, whole genome shotgun sequence genome:
- the PEX12 gene encoding peroxisome assembly protein 12 — protein MAEVGAHLTAAPAGEERPSVFEAVAQDSLMAAVKPALQHLVKVIAESNPARYGFLWRWFDEIYVLLDLLLQQHYLARCSASFSENFYSMKRIPMGNGRRQPLATAGLPKRHHWKSLLLLVLVPYLKGKLEKLVSSLREEDEYSIHPPSSSWKRFYRAFLAAYPYVNMTWEGWFLIQQLCYILGKAEHHSPLLKLAGVRLVRLTAEDIQALEKKWVESTSSQTHSLSSRVQLALKRALGAVALSLSTGLSVSVFFLQFLDWWYSSENQETIKSLTALPTPPPPVHLDHEPSSAVLPSLKSVCPLCRKVRVNATALATSGFVFCYRCAHGFVKAHQRCPVTGYATELQHLVKLYSP, from the exons ATGGCGGAAGTGGGCGCTCACCTCACGGCCGCCCCGGCCGGTGAGGAGCGGCCGTCCGTGTTCGAGGCGGTGGCCCAGGACAGCCTGATGGCCGCCGTGAAACCCGCCCTGCAGCACCTGGTCAAG GTGATTGCTGAGTCCAATCCTGCCCGGTACGGGTTCCTCTGGCGGTGGTTTGATGAGATTTACGTCCTTCTGGatttgctgctccagcagcactaCCTGGCCAGGTGCAGCGCCTCCTTCTCTGAGAACTTCTATAGCATGAAGAGGATCCCCATGGGAAACGGCAGACGGCAACCTCTGGCCACAGCTGGCCTGCCAAAGAGGCACCACTGGAAATCTTTGCTCCTGCTGGTTCTTGTTCCTTACCTgaaaggaaagctggagaaaCTGGTGTCCAGCCTGAGGGAAGAGGATGAATACTCCATCCACCCTCCCTCATCATCCTGGAAGCGCTTCTATAGAGCCTTTCTAGCTGCCTACCCCTATGTGAACATGACCTGGGAGGGCTGGTTTCTTATCCAGCAGCTGTGCTACATCCTGGGCAAGGCTGAGCATCATTCCCCCTTGCTGAAGCTGGCTGGTGTCCGCCTGGTCAGGCTGACTGCAGAGGATATCCAGGCCCTGGAGAAGAAATGGGTTGAAAGCACCTCAAGTCAAACACACAG CCTTTCTTCTCGCGTGCAGTTGGCCCTGAAGAGGGCTCTGGGTGCCGTTGCCCTCTCGCTGTCCACCGGCCTGTCCGTCAGCGTCTTCTtcctccagttcctggactGGTGGTACTCCTCAGAAAACCAGGAGACCATCAAGTCCCTGAcagccctccccacccctccaccTCCTGTGCACCTGGATCAcgagcccagctcagctgtccTGCCCAGCCTGAAGTCCGTGTGCCCGCTGTGCCGCAAGGTGCGCGTCAACGCCACGGCCCTGGCCACGTCCGGCTTCGTGTTCTGCTACCGCTGTGCCCACGGCTTTGTGAAGGCTCACCAGCGCTGCCCAGTCACGGGCTatgccacagagctgcagcacctgGTCAAACTCTACTCCCCTTAG